The following DNA comes from Synechococcus sp. CC9616.
CTGCCTTGACAGCGCTTCACGAACATGATTTATGATAATTACTTAAAGCGTTCTACTTTAAAGTTCACCCTCCTTATTTTATTGATAGCATGAAATTAGTTTGTTTTCCATGTGAAATTCAGCACCGAGAATTTGACTCCAAGTTATTGTTAGCAATGCGTATCGTCTCCAAAACTAAAGGAGATTGTGCTGTATTAATTGGTTATGATAAATACTTTTCATCAATTCTAAAAAATACTAAAAGCGTATTTTTGCTAGATAAAAGCATGAGTACTATAATGTATAATGCTAGAATAAAGCCCTGCAAACTTAATGACGGCATTGTTTTTATTAATGATGAAGAAGGTGTTAATGATCTTGATGAAACCCCTGAGGCTTTGGATATTAGGCTTGATCCAAATTCAATTAGTTATATTGACAAGTATTTGGCCTGGGGAGAGGATGATGCAAACTTTTTTGCTAGCAGAAAATCAGGGTTATCTTCAAAAATAGTCATCACAGGGAGTCATAGGTACGATCTCCTAAATCATATTGGAAGACAAATATATCAGGAAGATATAGCTGCCATAAAATCCTTATTCGGTTCATTCATATTGTTTAATGACAATCTGATGGTCGATCAATATGATAAAACCTATGTTCCACCAACTAATCAATTTGCTGCTGATGCTAAATCACAAGCTAGAGCTGAACGAGAATGGGATAATATTGTTAGCGAGCATGTACAGAGACGCACAAAAGTCCGGGATTTTCTTCTTAAATTGTCTAAAAATAATTTTAACGTTGTAGTAAGACCACACCCAGTTCACGACCCAATTTACTGGCATGAAAATTTTCGTTTAAATTCTAGAATACATACTTTATATCAAGGACCTGTAGAACCTTGGATCCATTCAGCAGATGCTGTTATAACAACTGGTTGTACTACTGGTTTACAAGCTGCTTTGGCTAACAAGCCAAGTTTTGAGCTACCTGTGACGGCAAAATCAAAGGCCTTTAGTTCTAAAGTTCTACCTAAATGTCATACAATTACAGATTTCAAAAATCTCACCTCAGCAAATCTCTCTGATCATTTTTCTAGCCGCCAATCTGAAATTAAGAAAAGATGGTTTACTTCTGAGTCTTCCACAAAACAAATGTCTGAATTAATTATCACTCACCTCCACTCTTTAAAGTCGCACGGCTCCTTGAATTGGCTTAATAATATTTCACGTCTTCAACCTTTACCTCCTAAGTGGAGAAACATAACTACTGATCTTGTCCTCAGAAGAGCTACATCGATCAATAAAATACTTGGCACTGAGGACAAAGTTAAAATATCAAAAGTAAATAACAGTCTATATCTTGTCCATCGAAAATAGTCTTAATAAGATTTACTCCATCCTGTGTCTTCCTTCCAAGACCATACTCGTGGATCGCGAAAATGGTCTGCAATCCGATCAAAATCCCGTTCACTCATTCCAACATAATTAAGCCACCTCGCTAAATCCTTTGGTTTAATATGATCCATTTTTTCTACAAGTTTGATGCCTTCTGTTCTGCTCAAAATTCCTGCACGAATATCCTTTGACGCGTGATCTGTGCATCGACCATAGCCGAATTTAATAAATTTTAGATAGTCATGAATACCATTTTCGTGCATATCATCTAAATTAGATCCTTTTCTGTAAGTCCTCTCAAAAGGAGTATCACTTACCTCGAAACCATATTTCTCTACTACTAATTCCAAATGAGTATTCGACTCCCATGGTATGTAGTGACCCAGAAATATTTGTCTTAGACCAATATTGCTTATGTCTTTGTCACTTGGATATTTCCAAGGTGTCATATCCTTATCGGTGATTCCATCGATTCCTACGAAGAAATTCCAATCAAAACCTCTTCCATCATGTTCAGTGCGTTCTCTATAGTTCATTTCTGGAAAGTCACTCATAGAAAACTGCCCACATAAATCAGCGTAACCATGCTCACCCCAGAATATTAAGGGGATTTTTTGTTGCACCGCAATTCGAGGAGCTGTCGTGTAGATGCCGACGTGTGAATGCCAATTCATATCTCCCATGACTATGAAAGCTATTTTGTTCAGTTTCTTCAATGTTTTGACTGATGGACTAATAACTAAATGATCACAATCAAAAGCATTTCTCATATTCCATAAGTTTTTCCAGCCAATATCTGTATAATTATTTCCATTGTATGTTACAAGAAGAGGATTTAATCCCATTACCTCTTTTATATAGTGGGTTTGATAATACGAATCTTTTCCTCCGCTAACAGATACAATACAATCATAGCTTTTCGATAAATTTTTTGAATTAATTATTTTGGATAAATACTCCTTTAGCTGATCATACCTTTTGTTTGTTTGTGAAAGTTTTACTTTCGATATTTTGCACCCCATGCACTCACCATCTTCAGCAAATTGCATAGGAGCTGCGCTAATAGATGTGTATAAGCATGATGTACATTGGCGAATTTTTGTCAGCTTAGAACCATCATATTTGTCTTTATGAAATGTGGAGTTTTCACGCGCTTTTTCCATTAATAAATTTTTTTCTGTCTGTGAATATTCTGGTTCTCGTTTAATGAAGGGAGAATCAATTGATGGATATCTAACGTTTTTACAGCCACTTTCTACCAACTCTTTCTTAATATTAAAGTACGAAAGTTCGGTGAAATAAAATACATTAGAAGCTGCTACTGCTGAAACATTCTTGCTGTTCAATCCATGCATAAAATGCGAATTTGTTGTGGCCCCGCTATTAATGATAATTGGAATATTGATTACCATTTTTTCGATTACTTCTATTATATGTTTATCATATCCAAGGGTTGAACCGTCATTATTTATAGAGCTGATGATTAGTTCACCTACTCCCAATTCTGTTGCGTATTCGATTGCCCTATCAAGAGTAAAGCCTGTATTTATCTTTCCTTTCGCTTTCCACACTGAACTCCCTGTAGAATCATGTCTAATATCAATTGATCCTGTAATTGCCTGTTTTCCATATCTTAAAGACGATTTTCTGATTAAGTCCGGGTTATCAAACAGAGAGCTATTAATTACCACTTTGTCTGCACCAGCTTGAAATAGTTCATCAATTTGCGATGAGCTCCGAATTCCACCACCAATTGTTAACGGACAGTGGCAAAACTTTGCCGCTTTTTCTACAAGTTCAATAAATGAACCTTTTCCAATATTGTGATATTTGTCTTCTCGTCTAGAATCCATTATGTCTGTATCACTTATATTGTTAAGAATGATCTCATCTGCATTCCAGTCTGAGAGTCTTTTGATGGTTGGTATTGGATCGCCAATCGCTTGAAAATATTTGAAGAGTTGACTTCTTACAAGAAGTCCCTCTTTTACCAAAATAATGGGTATGAGTCTTTTGAGTGTCATTTACATACCTCCAAAGAAGTTTTTAATCAAGCTTAAACCTTGATATTGTGATTTTTCAGGATGGAACTGTACTCCCAATAGAGAATTCTTTTCAATTGCTGCTGTGACTTCTGAATCTCCATGTTTATAGCATGCCACCCGATTATTAATGTCCCAGCATTTTACATAGTAAGAGTGTAGGTAGTAGAAGTCACCATTTAGTAGCTCTAGGTTTTTATTTCCAACCGCGCAGCTTTGGTACGTAGAATTCCAACCAATTGATGGTACAGGAGCCTTACTATTATCTAAGAATTTTACACTCGCATCAAAGTATCCAAGGCCTGTCTCATTTTTTGAGCTTTCCTCACTTTGTTTGCATAAAAGTTGCATACCTAAGCATATACCTAAACCCGGAACGTCGCTCTTTACCAGTTTCTCTATTACACGATCAAGCTTTTTCCCCCTGATATTTTTCATCCCTTCGTCAAATGTACCTACTCCAGGCAATATAAAGCCGCATTGATTTTGGCTCTGTTTGAAATTATCTTCATGATCAACAGGCATTGCATCAAAATTTAAGAAGTTCAATGCATTTACGAGTGAACCAATATTTCCTACACCGTGGTCAATGATCAAAATCTTACTTGTTCTTTTTTTCATCAGTGTTAAAGTCTATAATCAGATTATTTTATTTTATTGAATGTTCCGAAAAATAATTGTCTTAGGTGCCAGAGGCATGGCTGGCCAGGCATTCTATAAATACTTCAAGGAGCGCGATCTTGATGTATTGGGCGTATCGCGTAATGGTCCTGATCTTAATCTTAATCTTGTCACTGAATACGATTTCTTAGAGGATATTTTTTGTTCTTTTAAGCCATGTATTGTTGTTAACTGTGTAGCCCTAGTATCATTACAAGCTTGTGAAGATAACCCAATTCTTTCCTACCAAGTTAATTCTTTGTTGCCTTCTAAGTTGGCTTCTTCATCTAGGCGTCATAATTTTTTGTTCCTTCATATCTCTACAGATCACTATTATTTGTTGGATGATGTCCCCTCTCTTCACTCCGAAATTGATCCTATTATTCTAATAAATAGTTATGCCAAGTCAAAGTATCTTGGCGAGTTATATGCTTCCTTGTGCGACAGAAGTTTAATTATCAGGACAAATATTACTGGTTTCCGCAATTCTGTTCATCGTCCGACATTTATTGAATGGATGATTGATTCGCTTCAAACTTCCGCTTCGATTCAGCTTTTTACAGATTTTTACACATCTACTATTGATGTATCCACGTTCTGTTGCTTTGTTTATTCGTTGGCTCAGATAGGTTGTTCTGGTTTATTTAATATTGCATCTTCACGGTCAATATCAAAATTCAAATTTGCTTCCTTACTGGCAAAAGAAATGAAGGTAGACTTGTCCGGTGCTTCTGAAGCCAGTGTTCAAGGACTACATCCTGCGAGAGCCTCAGATCTTGGATTAGATTGTTGCAAAGCAGAAGCAATACTCGGTTTAGTTATGCCATCGCCAGAGGAAGTCGTATGTTCTCTTTGGCGTCAATACGACCTATTATAAATAATGTGTTATAGTCATGATTCTTTTATTGCTTAATTGTTCTATGCATATTGGTACCTCTGAAATATCCTACAATGCTCCTAGTTATTTTATTGCAGATATTGCGGCAAATCATGACGGTAGTCTATCTCGCGCAATTGATCTGATAAATCTCTGTGCTGAGGCAGGTGCTAATGCTGCTAAATTTCAAAACTTTTTTGCTGATAGTATTGTTTCCAAATTGGGTTTTAGTAAGCTGAAAGATCTTGATTCTCATCAGTCTTCTTGGGAATCTAGTGTTTATGAAACATATGATCGTGCGTCGATTTCTTTGGATTGGTCAAGCCATTTAAAGAAGGCTTGTGATAGTGCTGGTATTGATTATTTGACTGCGCCTTACGATTTATCTATCTTAGATTTTTTAGATTCATATGTATGTGCCTGGAAAGTCGGATCCGGAGATATCACCTGGTTAGAAATGATTGAAAATCTTGCAATACGTGGCAAGCCTTTGTTATTAGCAACAGGGGCTTCATCTTTTGACGAGGTTAAAATCGCCTTTGATTGCGCAAAAAGATTAACCTCTGAAATTGTTCTTATGCAATGCAATACTAACTACACAGGGTCATTATCCAACTTGCGACATGTAAATTTATCTGTGCTTAAGACATATGCTAGATATTTCCCTGAAGCAATTCTTGGTCTTTCAGACCATACACCAGGTCACTCAAGCGTCTTAGGCGCAATTACTTTGGGGGCTCGAGTCATAGAAAAGCACTTCACGGATGACACATCACGTCCAGGTCCTGATCATCCCTTTTCTATGGATTCCACATCATGGACTGAGATGGTCGTAAGGTCACGAGAGCTTGAGGCCGCCCTAGGCGATGGCGTGAAACGTGTTGAGGCGAATGAGATTGAGACAAACATCCTTCAGAGACGCTCCTTACGGGCTGCATGTGATATCCCAGCCAAGACGGTTCTTGATAGCTCGCTTGTTTCCGCACTTCGCCCTTGTCCTCCTGACGGTTTACCACCCTCTCACCTTCAACGCATTGTTGGAAAAACCACTATTGATGCAATAGCAAAAGGGGATCTAGTTCTTTTGGGTAACCTTTATGCCTGATGCGAGCTATCGTTATACCTGCTTTTAACGAAGAAGCAACGCTAGACGAAATCTTACTTTCTGTATATGATTTTTGTGATCTTGTTGTGGTTGTCAACGATTGCAGCACAGATGCGACTTTAGAAATTTGTAGTCGTTATGATTATGTTCAGACAATTACCAATAGCATCAATCGCGGATATGAATATAGTGTGTTAAAAGGATTGTACCATTCTTTAAAATTAAATGCATCGTCAATTTTAACTATTGATGCGGATGGTCAACATCCAATTCATGAGATCCCGAAACTTTTTGATTTTATCGAAAACCATGGTTATTCAATTTCAATAGGTTCTCGCTCGAAGTTACCTAGGATATCTGAATACATCTTCTCAATTTATAGTTACATCTTTTTCGGTGTATGGGATATAACTTCTGGCTTTAAATGCTATAGGTCAAGTGTAATTAGCAATAATGTGTTTCCAGACTACCCCTCTGTAGGCACATATTTTACAATCAAATGTTTACTTGATGGCTTCAGAGTTAAATCATCTTATATTATTACTCACGATAGAATCGAAGGAGTTTCAAGATTTGGCTTGAGTATTACTGCTGAATTTAAAATTCTAGTAGCTTTTTTTAATGCAATTATCCTTCATCTTCAAAGGTTTTTACTAATACTTCGTCTTCGATAATTAAGACATCAATTTCTGTTTTAAGAAATACATCGTAAGCATCCTTTGAGTTGCTTACTATTGGTTCTCCATGTAGATTAAAAGATGTATTTAGCAGACCATAACAACCTGTTCTTAGTCCAAATGCTTCTATAAGATCATAGTATTGTACATTTGTTTTTCGATCTACTATTTGGGGTCTGCAAGTTTCATCATATGGATGAATCGCTGCTTCTAGCAGTTTTTTGCCAGCTTTTGTAGTCTCACAGCACATTGTCATATATCTGTAGCTATTAATATCGGTGTCTAGATTAAAGTACTCTTCAGCATATTCTTCAATAACCGAACAAGCAAACGGCATCCAAAAATCACGATTTTTAATCTTTTCATTGATAATCTTTTTTATTTTGTTGCTTCTGGGATCTGCCAAGATCGATCTGTTTCCTAGAGCTCTTGCACCAAATTCTTCTCTACCAGAGCATCTTGCTACGATTAATCCATTGCATAACATTGATGCTACATCATCTTGATTATATCTTATTTTTCGAATTGTAATTTCTCGATCTTTGTTCCAGATTAGTTGACTACTTAATGTTTTATCTTCTTGTGTTACTGCGTTTTGGCCCAAATACGGCGTGAATGTTGTCATACTATCAATATGCTTTTTTTCTTTGAATAGATAAGATAATACACAGCCCATTGATTGTGATGAATCATCTGGAGATGGTGGTACAAATAAGTTTTTAACACTAGTTTTTTTTGCTATTAACATATTATTCTTGACGTTCATGCATACACCCCCAGCCATAACCAAATTGTTAATTTTCAAATTTTCAGTAAGGTTGCTTATCCACTTTCCAACTAGATACTCTGTATATCTCTGAATAGCACCACTTATTGAATCAAATCGCTCACCATCTAGCATTTCTTTAATAGCAAAATATAAATCTTTTGGTTTATTTTTAAAGACAAAATTAAATTTCTCTACATCTTGTAAATCTTTGAATTTATTTACTATATGCTCAGAGTATTCCTCTTTGCAGTATGGTGCCATACCCATGACTTTGTATTCATGTTCGTTCGGTTTTAAACCAAGAATAAGAGTGACATATCTGTATAGTCTACCAATAATAAAGCTATCACCAGAGCATATTTTTTCTATTTTTAATTTTCCTTCCTCTCTCTTGTAAACATATGCTGTATAATTAAGATTATCACCAAAAGCATCTAATGTACAAACTATACAGTCATCCGCATGATAAATTTTCGGAGCCATAAAGTAAGCATAGTTTGCATGGCTCCTAGAGTGATCCATGAACACTATGTCATCAACACTAATTCCTAGATGATGAGATACAACGTCCTTTCTAATATTTGCAAATCTGAGTACCTGTTTAGAAGATACGTGGCCTGAGTCACCGTGCATTTCATTAATTATTTCGTTCCAGAATTTTTTACCTGGAAACTGCTCTACATCTAATTTATCCCTAAAAACTTCTAATTGACTGATCTCTGCTTTTTCGTACAGGCGAGGCTTCCATACCTCTCTTTGTTCTCTTATATAGTCTTGAATTGTGAATTTTGTATAGTGTCTAGTCAAAATATACCCTGGACTCCACATTGTCGATACAAATACTACTTTGTCAATATCTTTCCTCTTTAAGTTATTCTTTTTTAGTAAAAAATTAATTGCTTGAATCGGATATCGCTCATCATTTTTGACTCTTGATAACCTTTCTTCGGATAATGTCCCAATTAGTTTTCCCTCTATCCAAAGACTTACAGTAGAATTTTGTTCCCAGTTAATGCCTACTACTTTCATTGATTCAACTTATTTTCAAAATTTTAGCACGCCACTTGTGTTCTCTGCTTAGTTTAATCTCTCAAATCCGGAGTGGCACAATGGGCCGTCAATCAACTTCAAAAGGTCATCATTACTTTTGCAGTTTGAAAGCATTTGGATTACTTTTTTGAATTCTTCTAAATATTTTTTTATTATATCAGAGCTGTGACTTGTCGATGCGTAGAAATTTGTCCCTGATAAATAACCTGCTTTTAGCATTTCTTGAGTTATTAATGTTTTACATGCTATTGAGTCTCTGTTCTTGACCACAAAGCCTGCCAATGATGCGATGCCAGTAATACTATATTCTATGTCATTTTCTGTGAATATTTCTTTCCAGCTTTCTTTTACCTTATTTCCAAGCTGTGTAATATATTCCCAGCTTTTTTCCCGTTCCATTATTTCCAGTGTTTTGAGAGCTGCTGTAGGCCCAATCCGTTCAGTCCAGAAAGTGCTACTAATAAAGGTATTTTGCGCTTCATCCATATATTCTTCTTTCCCTATTACTGCTGTGATTGCGTAACCATTCCCTAGTGCTTTCCCAAATATACAAATATCTGGCGTGACCTTATATTTTTTATGCAGTCCCCCAAAGGTTTCTCTAAATCCAGATGTGCATTCATCAAATATAAGTACAACTCCTTTCTCGGTGCATAGTTTTCTTACATTATCTAAGTAACCTGATGTTGGCTCAGTATTTCTTTCTACTTCCATTTTCACTACACCTATTTCACGATTTTCAAGTATTAGTTTTAACGCCTCCAAGTCATTGTAATTAAATGGATAAACTGTGTCTTGAAGAGCTTTTGGTACCCCTTTTGGTTTAAGACCTGTTAGCAGGTGTTCATCAAGTCCCTCACCGTTTCTCAGATTTGTGGCTAAATACCAGTCGTGCCATCCATGGTATCCGCATATTGCCACTCCATCTTTCCCAGTTGCCGCTCTAGCGATTCGAATCGCGATAGCATTGGCCTCACCACCTGTTCGTGCAAAACGTACTCTGTTTGCCCATGGGTGTATCTTGACTAACTTCTCAGCTAGATAAACTTCTTCTGGGCAATTAAGTGTCGACATATTGCTTCTCCCAATTACTTCTTTCACTGCTTCGTCTATTTCTTCTCTTGCATATCCTAGAGTGTTAGTGCCTATTCCCATCATTGACATATCTATGAATACTCGACCATCCAAATCTTTTACTCTGCATCCATATGCGCTGTCGTAATACGTTGGCCAGTTGTTTGGTAAAAATATTTCTGCTCTTTTCGAGAGTAACATATTACCGCCCGGAATAACTTTTTTGGCCCTTCCCCATAGTTTCTCTCCCGTTGACTTTTTCATGCCTTCGTTACGTTTGTGCATCAAATTACTATCAAAAATATTAGGATTAAGTTCTTTCAACTTCAGAACCTCTTTCCATCCTGCCCCGATGCTGTCGTTCAGGTGTTGATCAATTCTTCTTAATAAGTCTATGTCCTCTTTCTCATCTACTGTCCATCTTAGATAAGAATAATCCTCCGCATTTTTTATACAGTGTCTTTTGACTTGGTCAGTATTTTTCATCCAAGGTGTCACATGCTCTCTTTCTTCGTTGCTATTTGCCTTTTCATATGCACTTTGTAGTACTTCCATTGAAAAGACCTCTATATCCAATCCGTCAGGATATGTTGGAGGGTTGCAGTTACTTATGTAATCAACTTTCTTATTCCTGAAGGTTCTTATTGCATCATCTATTAGGTTTGGATCAGCTAATGGACAGTCTCCTGTAATTCTTACAATTATATCTCCTACGTATAATTTGGCTGCATGATAAAATCTACTAAGCACATCTATTTCCTCTCCCCTATAGCATTTAATACCATTTTGCACAGCCAACTTGCAGAGCTCATCGTCGCTAGTTTTTTTTGTTGTCGCCAGTATTATTTCGTGTGTTTCTTCGGAACGTTTGAGTCTGCTTATTAATAGCTCTAATAAACTAATCTTCCCTACTTTCATCATGACTTTGCCCGGCAAGCGTGTTGAATTGTATCTTGCTTGTATAACTATGATTGTTTTCATTATTCGATTACTGAATTTTTCCTTATTATAGAGGTTTTGACCCAGTTGTTACGTTCGTCAGTATATTTGCCTGTCGATATATCTCTTACACTAGAGTCCATAATTGTATAGTGTGTGTGCCATAAAAACATTTCTTCCGGCTTTGTTTTGTAGCTCTTTATACCCCCTTTATGATGATATTTGTTGCTCATGTCAGCCTTTGACCAAAAGTCGTGGATGATTATCCAACTTTTATTTTTTGTGACTCTATTTCCTTCCGCACTTATTGAAAACAATTCTTCTCTATCACATAAGTACAAGCAGAATCCGTAGATCAGTATATCAATACTGTTAGTTTTAACTGGTAGGCTTTCTGCACTTCCTTTTCGTATATTTATTCCATGTGTCTTACCTGTTTCTATTGCTGCTGTACTAGGCTCTATACCTAGATATTCCCAATCATAATTCTCCCTTAGAGCTTTTAGTCTTCTCCCATCACTACAACCTATTTCTAGTAAACTAACCCTGTTATCAAGATGTTCTGCAATTTCTTTTATATATTTACATATGGGATCATATTTTAAAAATTGGTTCTTATCATAGTTCTTATTTCTTTTATACCATTCGTCCCCTTCGGTGTTCATAAAGACTTCTCTTTGTTTGTCCGCCATTTCCTTGGATCAATATCTTCTATTTTAGCCCAATTCCATCCTAAATAGTCTGATGTGCTGCACTCTTTAATTCTTCTTTTTTCTATTTGCAATATTTGGATTAAATGTTCCGCGCTCTCTACACCAATTGTTATAGCTTCTAAGCTTTCAATACTACTTACAAAATTTATACATTCTTCCAGCTGTGTCAGATTTTTTTCTTTTAGGGATGCTTTCCATCTTTGATGGTGCTTTATCATCTCCTTACTTAGCTTATACCCTGTTAGATTCTTACTAAGTAGTATTCCCTGCATAAAAATACTTCTTGCGAATATTTTTACCCCATTATCTTTCAGCCACTTTATCCCACCATTTCTAATTATTCTCTGATCAAATACCGATATAGGTAGTTGAACAATGTCAATATTTTTAATCTTTACTTCGCTGATCTCATTTTTTTCATATATCGATATTCCTATGTTGTCTATTTGCCCATCTTCTTTTTTTTCTTTCATCCAATTTAATAGACATTCGCCTTCGTTTGTTCCTAATATACTTGGAGTGTGAACAAGAAGCCCTTCTAATTTGCAAACTCTGAGTTTTTTAAAGCTTCCCTGTAATGCTCTTTCAGCTTTCGTTGTCGAGAATATGCCATTTTGAGTTACATCCTCTATGGCGATTTTCGTGATTATTTTAAATTTTGAATTATTTTTTATACACT
Coding sequences within:
- a CDS encoding class I SAM-dependent methyltransferase, whose amino-acid sequence is MADKQREVFMNTEGDEWYKRNKNYDKNQFLKYDPICKYIKEIAEHLDNRVSLLEIGCSDGRRLKALRENYDWEYLGIEPSTAAIETGKTHGINIRKGSAESLPVKTNSIDILIYGFCLYLCDREELFSISAEGNRVTKNKSWIIIHDFWSKADMSNKYHHKGGIKSYKTKPEEMFLWHTHYTIMDSSVRDISTGKYTDERNNWVKTSIIRKNSVIE
- a CDS encoding aldo/keto reductase, which gives rise to MKTKFCIGTAQFGMKYGITNKKGRTRIGEMRKIINLCENYGIKYIDTAMNYGSSEKNLGKCIKNNSKFKIITKIAIEDVTQNGIFSTTKAERALQGSFKKLRVCKLEGLLVHTPSILGTNEGECLLNWMKEKKEDGQIDNIGISIYEKNEISEVKIKNIDIVQLPISVFDQRIIRNGGIKWLKDNGVKIFARSIFMQGILLSKNLTGYKLSKEMIKHHQRWKASLKEKNLTQLEECINFVSSIESLEAITIGVESAEHLIQILQIEKRRIKECSTSDYLGWNWAKIEDIDPRKWRTNKEKSL